A region from the Triticum urartu cultivar G1812 chromosome 1, Tu2.1, whole genome shotgun sequence genome encodes:
- the LOC125535595 gene encoding uncharacterized protein LOC125535595: MKITVIVLCVVVALFGVASAVLGFIAEGTKLTRNDIEVYSNECVYPDNPAYALALLAALLLLLAQITASTVGGCCGSCKPRGAGFSGSKPVAKSKRATGTALCVLSWIMALIAERFFLVGAAMNIPMTRETSQGRGCHAVNDGVFMMGAILSIVATVFGIISYIMLYAAAAGANTTMGAVAGPSSAGEIRLDGIAIGHPVAAQQHAQAV; encoded by the exons ATGAAGATTACCGTGATCGTCTTGTGTGTCGTGGTAGCGTTGTTTGGGGTCGCAAGTGCCGTCCTGGGGTTCATCGCCGAGGGCACCAAGCTCACG CGGAATGACATTGAGGTGTACAGCAACGAGTGCGTGTACCCTGACAACCCGGCATACGCACTGGCGCTGCTGGCGGCCCTCCTGCTGCTGTTGGCCCAGATCACCGCCTCGACCGTCGGCGGTTGCTGCGGCAGCTGCAAGCCCCGGGGCGCCGGCTTCTCCGGGTCCAAGCCCGTTGCCAAGTCCAAGCGGGCCACTGGCACCGCCCTCTGCGTCCTCTCATG GATAATGGCGTTGATCGCGGAGCGGTTCTTCTTGGTAGGTGCGGCGATGAACATCCCCATGACGCGCGAAACTAGCCAGGGCCGGGGGTGTCACGCCGTCAATGACGGCGTCTTCATGATGGGGGCTATTCTGAGCATCGTCGCCACCGTGTTCGGGATCATATCTTATATCATGCTTTACGCGGCGGCGGCTGGTGCTAATACTACCATGGGGGCCGTGGCGGGGCCGTCGTCGGCAGGCGAGATCAGGCTTGACGGGATCGCGATCGGCCACCCTGTTGCCGCTCAACAACACGCGCAAGCTGTGTAG